The nucleotide window ACAAAATGGTTCAAAAAAGGAGCTGAGACACCATCTCAACTCCGTTTTCACGTCAACACGTGCGCCACAGGTTAGTGCTTAAGCTTCAACGTATTGGTTTAAAATCTTCTTCAATTGATCTTTTGAGTGATAACCCACGATGGAGTCAACCACTTGGCCATCTTTCTTAACGAGTAAGGTTGGGATACTCATAATGCCAAAAGATTGTGGCGTGTTAGGATTAGCATCAACATCCATCTTGTTAAAGGTCACGTTGTCCATATCTTCAGCTAATTGTTCAACAACGGGTGATTGCATCCGACAAGGACCACACCAAGTTGC belongs to Levilactobacillus yonginensis and includes:
- the trxA gene encoding thioredoxin; its protein translation is MVSETTDKTFEQDTATGVTLTDFWATWCGPCRMQSPVVEQLAEDMDNVTFNKMDVDANPNTPQSFGIMSIPTLLVKKDGQVVDSIVGYHSKDQLKKILNQYVEA